The Thioclava sp. GXIMD2076 region GTAGCGACAAACAGGGTGAGAGACCCTGTCGCCGAAAGTCCAAGGGTTCCTGCTTAAAGCTAATCTGAGCAGGGTAAGCCGGCCCCTAAGGCGAGGCCGAAAGGCGTAGTCGATGGGAACCAGGTTAATATTCCTGGGCCGTGAGATGGTGACGGATCTGAACCGTTGTTCGACCTTATCGGATTGGTCGGGCAGCCTACAGGTCCCTGGAAATAGCCTCTCTATAAGACCGTACCCGAAACCGACACAGGTGGACTGGTAGAGAATACCAAGGCGCTTGAGAGAACCACGTTTAAGGAACTCGGCAAAATGCCTCCGTAAGTTCGCGAGAAGGAGGCCCCATCTGTAGGCAACTATAGGTGGGGGGCACAAACTAGGGGGTGGCGACTGTTTACTTAAAACACAGGGCTGTGCGAAGCCGTAAGGCGACGTATACAGTCTGACGCCTGCCCGGTGCCGGAAGGTTAAAAGGAGGGGTGCAAGCTCTGAATTGAAGCCCCGGTAAACGGCGGCCGTAACTATAACGGTCCTAAGGTAGCGAAATTCCTTGTCGGGTAAGTTCCGACCTGCACGAATGGCGTAACGATCTCCCCGCTGTCTCAAACGTGGACTCAGCGAAATTGAACTGTGTGTCAAGATGCACACTACCCGCGGTTAGACGGAAAGACCCCATGAACCTTTACTACAGCTTCACACTGGCATCAGGATTGTGATGTGCAGGATAGGTGGTAGCCTTTGAAGCCGGAACGCTAGTTCCGGTGGAGGCATCCTTGAGATACCACCCTTCGCACTCTTGATGTCTAACCGCGGTCCGTTATCCGGATCCGGGACCCTGTGTGGCGGGTAGTTTGACTGGGGCGGTCGCCTCCCAAAGAGTAACGGAGGCGCGCGAAGGTGGGCTCAGACCGGTCGGAAATCGGTCGTTGAGTGCAATGGCAAAAGCCTGCCTGACTGCGAGACTGACAAGTCGAGCAGAGACGAAAGTCGGCCATAGTGATCCGGTGGTCCCAAGTGGGAGGGCCATCGCTCAACGGATAAAAGGTACTCTGGGGATAACAGGCTGATGGTGCCCAAGAGTCCATATCGACGGCACCGTTTGGCACCTCGATGTCGGCTCATCTCATCCTGGGGCTGGAGCAGGTCCCAAGGGTACGGCTGTTCGCCGTTTAAAGAGGTACGTGAGCTGGGTTTAGAACGTCGTGAGACAGTTCGGTCCCTATCTGCCGTGGGTGTAGGATACTTGAGAAGAGTTGCCCCTAGTACGAGAGGACCGGGGTGAACGGACCACTGGTGGACCAGTTATCGTGCCAACGGTAGTGCTGGGTAGCTATGTCCGGACAGGATAACCGCTGAAAGCATCTAAGCGGGAAGCCCCCTTCAAAACTAGGTATCCCTTGAGGGCCGTGGAAGACCACCACGTCGATAGGCTGGAGATGTAAGTGCAGTAATGCATTCAGTTGACCAGTACTAATTGCCCGATTGGCTTGATTTGATCCAGTAGTAGACAGACACTCCTACAGATCAAAATCATGCATACGAACACAACTTGACTTGGACGCTCTTTATTCGGTTTGGTGGTCATAGCGCTGGCTATACACCCGGTCCCATTCCGAACCCGGCCGTTAAGGGCCAACACGCCAATGGTACTGCGTCTCAAGACGTGGGAGAGTAGGTCACCGCCAAACCTAATAAAGAGCGTCAATCATCTCTATAACGATACCCCCCCAATCAGACACATCCTTACGCGGGATGGAGCAGCCCGGTAGCTCGTCAGGCTCATAACCTGAAGGTCGTAGGTTCAAATCCTACTCCCGCAACCAAATAAAAAGCCGTCTCATCAGAGGCGGCTTCGCGCATTCTTGACACAGCAAAAATAGACCGGAAAATCCGCTCAGAAGAGCGAATGAAGACGGGCATCAAGAGCCTCCGCCTGCAAAATCTCCAGACGCACAGGCAATGTCAGCACCTCACCACGCAAGGATGAAGGCAAACGCGCAGCGTCCTTCTCCGTCGTCACAAGCTGTAAACCATCCGCCTGCGCATCATGCAAAAGACGCGACAACAGCGCAGCCGTGAAAGGCTGGTGGTCACCAAGTGACTCCGTCCGAACAACCGACGCACCCAAGCCTCGTAGCGTATCGAAAAACTTCTCTGGATAACCAATCCCCGCAAACGCCAAACACCGCAATCCACGCCAGTCCATACCCGTCGGCAACGGGGCCAGGTGGCCAGTAAAATGAGGGCAGGGAAGATAAGCGCCCCAGCGCGACGCAAAACGCTCTTGCGCCGCAGCCTCCCCGATCGAAACAACAAGATCAGCCCGCGAAAGACCCGCAGATACAGGCTCCCGCAACGGACCCGCTGGAAGGCAAAGCCCGTTCCCAAAACCTCGACCCGCATCCACAACCACAATGCTCAGATCCTTCACAAGCGCAGGGTTCTGGTGACCGTCATCAAGCACAATCACATCCGCCCCCGCAGCACAGGCCGCAACACCGCCCGCCGCACGGTCCTTCGACACCCAGACAGGCGCAAAGGACGACAACAAAAGGGGCTCATCCCCGACAGCCGAGGCATCATGCACACGCGCATCAACCCGCACAGGACCAATCAACCGCCCACCATGCCCGCGAGAAACAATATGCGGTGCGTGACCGAGCGCCTGAAGGAGCTGCACAACCGCCATAACCGTCGGCGTCTTCCCCGTCCCGCCCGCATTGATGTTACCAACGCAGATAACCGGAATATTCAAACGCAACCCCTCACGACAAACGCGACGAGAAGTCGCATAGGCCGTCAGGCACCCGAGCGGGATCTTGCGTTGGGTCGACCGGTGCTGCCCAAGGGCCAGACCAAGCACGGCGTTCGGAGTTGCCGAGTTCCCGCCGGACATGGTCGATGCACTGACGACGACGCGAAGGGCTCAGAAGGGCTGCGCGTTCGGGGCTACAAACCCTCCACTGGAGGGTTTGCTACACGCCCCTCATCTTTGCAGCCTCCGTAAGGATCAGCTTGTCGAGCGTCAGATCCGACACGGCTCATCTGAGCCGCGTATTCTCCTGCTCGAGTTCCTTAAGCCGATTGAGCTGATCGCGGTTCATCCCGCCATACTCACGTCGCCTACGGTAATAGGTCCGGTTCGGGTCACACCAATCTGGCGAACCGCATCCGCCAGCTTCGCGCCTTGGCCCTGGCACAGGCCTCAACCTGACGCAGCTTCAGGACGATAGCTTCCGGCTTCTCGCATTTGCCTGCCATCCAAGTCGTCCTCCATAATACGGGATAAACTATCCCAAAAAATGGATCACTCAAGTGGGGCAAGACCAGGGCGCGGCTAGCGCGCTGTGATGGTCCGGTGCACGGGTGCGGGGATCAGGGTCGCGATCTTCTCCGCGCCTGCCATGCTGACATGGGTAGGGTTGAAATAGAGGACGCTGTCGGCTTCGGTCATCGGGCAGATCCCGTCACGGCACAGGCTGGCTGTCGGGTCGATCCATTGAAGGTCCAGCTCTCGCGCAAGGGCCTTTTGCTGTCCGGCCCATGACACAAGCATCGGTATCTGCGGATGCGCGGGCATGCTGAGCGTCGCCAGATCGCGTCCGAGCAGTTTGTAGGAGCCGGCAATCTGGGGAACATCCAGATCGGGATTGGGAATCTGTCCCAGCAGGATCACCTCCTTGCCGCCCGCAACCAGTGCCTCGACGACGGCGCGGTAGCCTTCTGCCATGCCCGCGAGATTCTCGGGATAGGCCGCGCGATTGGTGGCCAGAAGGACGGTCGAGATGGTGGGGTCTGCCACGAGCCCCGCCAGCATCGCCTTGTTCGCGCGCCGGCAATCCGGACGCCGAGGCATGTCGATGCCGATGACCGGCGGGCAGGCCGAGGCGGTGATCTGGCGCACCGCGCGGTCGTGCGAGAGGGCTGCCGAGAGTTCGGTGCCGTGGCTGTCACCCCAGACCGCGATCTCGGGCGGGGTGTCGCCCGACCCCAATATACAGGTGTCCCGATAGGGTAGGTGTTTATGGCAGCTTGCGCGCCATGGGCTGTAATCTTCGGCTCCGGCAAATAGTTGTAGCTCGGCCTGCGTGAAACGCTGGTGCATGCCCTTTTGCCACCAGATCCAGCCTGAACCGGCGATCAGGGCCAGCATCGCGCAGACGCCCGCCCGCAGGATCGGGCGTGTGGTCGGTATCTGGGCGAAGGGCTGCTCGATCAGGCGGTAGCTCAGCCAGCCCGCCAGACCCGATGCGGCAAGCGAAAGCCCCATGACCCAGATGGTCGGTTCCTCAGGCGACAGAAGACGCAGATAGGCCATGATCGGCCAGTGCCAGAGATAGAGCGAGTAGGAGATCGCGCCGAAGAATACGAGCACCGGATGCGAGAGCCAGAGCGCGATCCGCGTGGTGCCTGCGCGCCCTGCCCAGAGGATCAGTCCCGTCCCGAGAGTGGGCGGCACCGCCCAGAGGCCGGGGAAGGGGGTCCTGGAGGAAAGAAGGATCAGGCTGGCCAGCACAAGAGCCGCACCCGCGCTTGCGAGGACCGGACGCAGACGCGCGGGCGGGACGGGCGCGTAGGCCATCAGCGCGCCGGCCAGCAGCTCGAAGCCGCGGAACGGTGTTAGGAAATAGGCGGCGGTCGGATGGTCGAGCGACCATTGCGACAGCCCCAGCAGTGCCAGCACGCTCAGGAGCGTGATCCATGCCAGATGGCGGGCGGCGCGCTGCATCACCAGCCAGAGCACCAGCGGGAAGAGCAGATAGAACTGCTCCTCGACGGCAAGGGACCATGTATGCAGCAAGGGCCGCAGTTCGGCCGCTGTGTCGAAATATCCGCTATAGCGGTAGAAATCGACATTCGACAGGAAGATCGTGGCCGAGAGGGCATTGCGGGCCAGTTCCTCGAACTTCTCGGGGCTCAGGATCAGGGCGCCTACGGCCAGACAGACGAGCAGCATCGCGAAGAGCGCCGGAAAGATACGCCGGATGCGCTTGCGATAGAACTCGGCCAGAGAGAAGCGGCCCGTGGCGATATCGCGGCGCAGAAGAGCGCCGATCAGGAAGCCCGAGATCACGAAGAACATGTCCACCCCGACGAAACCGCCGGGCAGGGCATGGGGAAAGGCGTGGAAAAGGGTGACGGACAGAACGGCGATGGCCCGAAGGCCCTGAATATCGGCCCGGAAGGTTGCTGACATTTCGGGGCTGATCGGACGGTTCACGCGTTATTCCTGACACTGTTACACAACATGTCCATCTAACAGGGATGTGGTAAAGATCCGATTATCGGCAGTTGGCCCCAGTCACTGCACCAGCCCCAATATGCGGGGCAGCCAGAGGGGCACGGCCGGCACGAAGGTGATCAGGGCCAGCACCGCCAGCATCGACAGGAACGGCCAGAACATCTTGCGGGTGACCTGTATAACCGTGCGCTCGGCCACATTCGCCGCGACAAAGAGCGAGATCCCGTAGGGCGGGCTGACCGTGCCGATGGCGCAGTTGAGGATGATGACGATGCCGAAATGCACCGGATCGATCCCCAGTGACAGCGCCACCGGTGTCAGCACCGGCACCACGATCAGAAGGGCCGCGATGGTTTCCATGAACATACAGATGAACAGCAGGAGCACATTCATAAGGAGCAGGAAGACGGCAGGGCTCGAGGAGACCTCGCGCAGCCAGTTGCCCAGCAGGGCGGGGACGTTGTTGCTTGCGATCAGCCATGCAAAGACCGAGGCCGTGCCGATGATCAGCATGACCGAGGCCGCGATCGAGGCCGCGCGCAGGAACAGCGCGGGCAGATCCGAGAGTTTGAGTTCGCGATAGACGAACATCCCGACCAATAGCCCATAGAAGGCGGCTACCGCCGAGGCCTCTGTCGGGGTAAAAACACCGCCCAGGATGCCCACCAGAATGATAACGGGCATCACCATCGCGGGGATCGCGGCCCATCCGGCCCTGAGCAGGCGGGCAAGGCTGAAGCGTTCGGTCTCGAGATATTGCGGACCGCCGCGCTTGGCATGGATATAGGCGTTGAGCATCAGGAGCGCGATGCATATCAGCCCCGGCACCACGCCTGCCATGAAAAGTGCCCCGATCGAGATATTGGTGATCACCGCGAGCACAACCATGGTCAGGCTGGGTGGGATGACGGCTGCCATTGCCCCGGCCGAGGCGATGATGACCGCGCCGAAATCGACATCATAGCGTTTGCGTTTGAGCGCGGGTTGCATGATCGCCGAGACGGCCGCCACATCTGCAGAGCCCGAACCCGAGATGGCGGCAAGTCCCGTGGCCGCAAGGCAGGAAACCTGCAGCAGCGAGCCCGTGACCCAGCCCATCATCGCGGTCGCGAAATCGACGATGCGGCGCGAGATACCGCCTGCATCCATCACTAGCCCCGCCAGCACGAAGAAGGGGATGGCCATCAGCGTGAAGGAGTTAAGCCCCGCGAAGATCCGCTGGCTGACGATGGAGACGGGAATATCGGTGGTCAGCAGCAACGACCCCACCGCTGAGGCGCCGAGCACGAAAACCACGGGCACGCCCAGAGACAGAAGCGCCACGAAGGCAATAACAATGACAATCATCAGGCGGCCTCGTCGAGCGCTGGAACATCGGGTCGGGGGAAGGGGTCGTTCCAGCGACGGATGCAGGCATCGAGTGCCTCGATCATCATGTAGATACCCGCGACGGGCATGGTCATGTAGATATACATCATCGGGAGGCCCAGAGCGGGCGATGTCTGGAATTTGCCGAAGGCGATGAGCGGTTGGGTGCCGTAGCAAAGCACTGCCAGGAAGGCGATGATGACCGCATTGATCGCCACGAGCACCACACGGGCCGCGTTGCGCGGGAGCAGGGCAGGGAGCATATCTATGGCTACATGCTGGCCGCGGGCCAAGGCGATACCCGAACCGAACAGCACCAGAAGGATCTGTGCGAAGGTCGCGATCTCGGAGGCGGACGAGATCGGATAGTCGAAGAGATAGCGCCCTGCCACCTGAACAAGGACCGAGACCAGCATGACGCCCAGAAGTGCGACGACGATCCCTGATACGACAAGGCGCAAGGCCCTGCTGAGCTTATGCACGAAATTGGCAAACCATGACATGGGCAGACCTCCGGTAGTGGGAGGCGAGGGGGCGCCCCCCTCGCGATTGCATCAGTTGACCGCGTTGATCATCTCGTAGAGTTCTTTCTTGCGGTCATCATCGAGATATTTCTCCTTCACACCGGCCGCGGCCTCGCGGAAGGGCGCGGTGTCGGGATGGGTAATCGTCACGCCCGCCTCTTTCAGCTTCTCGAGTTTCTCCGCATCGCTCTTGACGTAATACTGGCGCTCGAAGCTGCCGGCTTGCATGCCCGCATCCAGAAGCGCTTTCTGCTGGTCTGCGGGCAGCTTGTCGAAGGCCGCTTTGCCCATGACAACGGGGGCCACCAGCTGCAGCCAGCCGACCATCGCCCAATCGGGAGCCACCTCGTAGAACTTTTGCGAGTAGTAGTTGGTATTAGCGGCATCGGCGCCATCCACCACGCCCGTTTCCAGCGCACCATAAAGTTCGGTATAGGGCAGTGGTGCGGGATTCGCGCCGAACGCCTTGAACGCATCGATATGGGCGGGGTTCTGGATGACACGGATCTTCTCGCCCTTCAGGTCATCGATCGAGTTGATCGGTTTCTTGGTCATGATATGACGCTCGCCCGCCGAGAACAGCGCCAGCAGCTTGAACCCCCGCTCTTCGAGAATGGTCGAGACCAGATTGAAGATCTTCGGATCATTCAGCGCCTTGTCCATCTGTTCGGAGCTCTTGAAAATATAGGGCAGCGAGAAGGTCGCCAGATCGGGGGCGAAGTTTGCCAGTGCTTCGTTGGCGGCCACGGCGATATCCACGGTGCCCATCTGGGTGCCCTGGATGCTTTCCATCTCGTCGCCCAGCTGCGCATTGGGGAAGCTCTTGATGGTGAGGCTGCCATCGGTGTCCTTGGCCACAATCTCGGCCATCTTGTCGAGACCCACGCCATAGGGCTCGTCGGCATTGGCGTTATGCGAGGCGCGCAGCTCGGCGGCTTGGGTGGCAAGTGTAGTGGCAAGCGTGAGGGCGGAAGCCATCAGAAGCGAATGAAGTGTCATGGTTATCCCTGTTTTTTTGGTCATTTGTTGTGGTTAGACGTTGGGGCCTACCCGAGCAGTCCCAACTCGGGGGCAGTAAGGATAGCGCGCAGTTTTGGCGCGGCGGCCGCGGGAAGCGGCAGGCGGGGCGAGCGCGGCGGCCCCATATCCTGCCCGATCATGCGCATCGCGGCCTTGGTTGCGGGCACATAGAGATCACCGCCGAGGGCGTTGATCAGCGGCAGCATGCGGCGGTAAAGTGCGCGGCTTGCCTCCCAGTCGGTCAGATTGCGTGCGCGTGTGACCAGCTCTGTCGAGAGCGTGGGTGCGATGTTGGAGACGACGGAGCTATAGCCCACGGCTCCTGCGAGGCAGGATTCCCACGGGTAATAGCCCGCGAAGACCTCCAGCCGTCCCTGACACAGGTCGAGGATCTCGGTCACGCGATGGACGTTTTTCGAGGTATCTTTCACATAGAGGATATTGTCGATCTCGCTCAGCCGCGCCAGATCTGTGGCAGTGATGTCGATATTGGCGGTGAAGGGGTTATTATAGACCATCACCGGAAGGCTCAGAGACTCTGCCACGCGGCGGAAATGGGTGAAACGTTCTTCTGGCGTAGGGCTGGAATAGAAGGGCGCGATCACCATAACCCCATCGGCC contains the following coding sequences:
- a CDS encoding TRAP transporter small permease — protein: MSWFANFVHKLSRALRLVVSGIVVALLGVMLVSVLVQVAGRYLFDYPISSASEIATFAQILLVLFGSGIALARGQHVAIDMLPALLPRNAARVVLVAINAVIIAFLAVLCYGTQPLIAFGKFQTSPALGLPMMYIYMTMPVAGIYMMIEALDACIRRWNDPFPRPDVPALDEAA
- a CDS encoding TRAP transporter substrate-binding protein produces the protein MTLHSLLMASALTLATTLATQAAELRASHNANADEPYGVGLDKMAEIVAKDTDGSLTIKSFPNAQLGDEMESIQGTQMGTVDIAVAANEALANFAPDLATFSLPYIFKSSEQMDKALNDPKIFNLVSTILEERGFKLLALFSAGERHIMTKKPINSIDDLKGEKIRVIQNPAHIDAFKAFGANPAPLPYTELYGALETGVVDGADAANTNYYSQKFYEVAPDWAMVGWLQLVAPVVMGKAAFDKLPADQQKALLDAGMQAGSFERQYYVKSDAEKLEKLKEAGVTITHPDTAPFREAAAGVKEKYLDDDRKKELYEMINAVN
- a CDS encoding acyltransferase family protein; the encoded protein is MNRPISPEMSATFRADIQGLRAIAVLSVTLFHAFPHALPGGFVGVDMFFVISGFLIGALLRRDIATGRFSLAEFYRKRIRRIFPALFAMLLVCLAVGALILSPEKFEELARNALSATIFLSNVDFYRYSGYFDTAAELRPLLHTWSLAVEEQFYLLFPLVLWLVMQRAARHLAWITLLSVLALLGLSQWSLDHPTAAYFLTPFRGFELLAGALMAYAPVPPARLRPVLASAGAALVLASLILLSSRTPFPGLWAVPPTLGTGLILWAGRAGTTRIALWLSHPVLVFFGAISYSLYLWHWPIMAYLRLLSPEEPTIWVMGLSLAASGLAGWLSYRLIEQPFAQIPTTRPILRAGVCAMLALIAGSGWIWWQKGMHQRFTQAELQLFAGAEDYSPWRASCHKHLPYRDTCILGSGDTPPEIAVWGDSHGTELSAALSHDRAVRQITASACPPVIGIDMPRRPDCRRANKAMLAGLVADPTISTVLLATNRAAYPENLAGMAEGYRAVVEALVAGGKEVILLGQIPNPDLDVPQIAGSYKLLGRDLATLSMPAHPQIPMLVSWAGQQKALARELDLQWIDPTASLCRDGICPMTEADSVLYFNPTHVSMAGAEKIATLIPAPVHRTITAR
- the lpxK gene encoding tetraacyldisaccharide 4'-kinase, whose amino-acid sequence is MPLGCLTAYATSRRVCREGLRLNIPVICVGNINAGGTGKTPTVMAVVQLLQALGHAPHIVSRGHGGRLIGPVRVDARVHDASAVGDEPLLLSSFAPVWVSKDRAAGGVAACAAGADVIVLDDGHQNPALVKDLSIVVVDAGRGFGNGLCLPAGPLREPVSAGLSRADLVVSIGEAAAQERFASRWGAYLPCPHFTGHLAPLPTGMDWRGLRCLAFAGIGYPEKFFDTLRGLGASVVRTESLGDHQPFTAALLSRLLHDAQADGLQLVTTEKDAARLPSSLRGEVLTLPVRLEILQAEALDARLHSLF
- a CDS encoding TRAP transporter large permease, with the translated sequence MIVIVIAFVALLSLGVPVVFVLGASAVGSLLLTTDIPVSIVSQRIFAGLNSFTLMAIPFFVLAGLVMDAGGISRRIVDFATAMMGWVTGSLLQVSCLAATGLAAISGSGSADVAAVSAIMQPALKRKRYDVDFGAVIIASAGAMAAVIPPSLTMVVLAVITNISIGALFMAGVVPGLICIALLMLNAYIHAKRGGPQYLETERFSLARLLRAGWAAIPAMVMPVIILVGILGGVFTPTEASAVAAFYGLLVGMFVYRELKLSDLPALFLRAASIAASVMLIIGTASVFAWLIASNNVPALLGNWLREVSSSPAVFLLLMNVLLLFICMFMETIAALLIVVPVLTPVALSLGIDPVHFGIVIILNCAIGTVSPPYGISLFVAANVAERTVIQVTRKMFWPFLSMLAVLALITFVPAVPLWLPRILGLVQ
- a CDS encoding dihydrodipicolinate synthase family protein; protein product: MAHTPFRGNYTVCLTAFDQSGALDLERMAGYVEWQIAQGVDGLIPLGSTGEFLSLSREERSAVAECVIRTARGRVPVLIGSAAESTEETISLSQEAEALGADGVMVIAPFYSSPTPEERFTHFRRVAESLSLPVMVYNNPFTANIDITATDLARLSEIDNILYVKDTSKNVHRVTEILDLCQGRLEVFAGYYPWESCLAGAVGYSSVVSNIAPTLSTELVTRARNLTDWEASRALYRRMLPLINALGGDLYVPATKAAMRMIGQDMGPPRSPRLPLPAAAAPKLRAILTAPELGLLG